The following are from one region of the Methanomassiliicoccales archaeon LGM-DZ1 genome:
- a CDS encoding 30S ribosomal protein S12 codes for MQADRQKFRWLDRGYKKRVLKLREKSDPLEGSAQGRGIVLEKVGIEAKQPNSAIRKCVKVQLIKNGRQITAFAVGDGAINFIDEHDEVLVEGIGGRMGRSYGDIPGVRYKVIKVNNVSLDEMVRGRVQKPTR; via the coding sequence ATGCAGGCAGACAGGCAGAAGTTCCGCTGGCTCGACAGGGGATACAAGAAGAGGGTGCTCAAGCTCAGGGAGAAATCGGACCCGCTCGAGGGCTCCGCCCAGGGACGCGGCATCGTCCTGGAGAAGGTCGGTATCGAGGCCAAGCAGCCCAACTCCGCCATCAGGAAGTGCGTCAAGGTCCAGCTCATCAAGAACGGACGCCAGATCACCGCTTTCGCGGTCGGCGACGGCGCCATCAACTTCATCGACGAGCACGATGAGGTCCTCGTCGAGGGTATCGGCGGAAGGATGGGAAGGTCCTACGGAGATATTCCCGGGGTCCGTTACAAGGTCATCAAGGTCAACAACGTCTCCCTGGACGAGATGGTCAGGGGCAGGGTCCAGAAGCCCACCAGATGA
- the pyrG gene encoding CTP synthase (glutamine hydrolyzing): MKLIFVSGGVISGLGKGITASSIGLLLKSRGIAVTSIKIDPYLNIDAGTMNPFEHGEVFVLDDGGEVDLDLGNYERFIGLRLGKDHNITTGKVYRTVIENEREGKYLGKTVQIIPHITDEIKRRITAAARSSGADVAIVELGGTVGDIESMPFLEAARQLGRDLGREENVLFIHTTLIPIMGSVGEEKSKPTQHSVRDLMSAGIKPDIIVGRCSRELSPAARSKIAMFCDVDDRAVISCPDARSIYEVPLILERQGVADYIVSRMKLAPMTSGRHMEKWEAFLGRVLNPTSEVTVALVGKYTALADAYLSQLEALSHAGAERSCHVKVKFVDSDTLLHCDPASILGEADGILIPGGFGVRGVEGKIAAAKFARENGIPFLGVCLGFQVATIEIARDVMGLADADSTEFAPDTGNPVIFIMPEQEGVKQMGGTMRLGAQTVLVKEGSKAAELYGKTVISERHRHRYEVNPSYIDAFEKAGWKFTGRSEDGSKMEIGELQGHPYFVASQFHPEFKSRPMEPSPLHQGLVDAAMEHARAVRRKG, encoded by the coding sequence ATGAAGTTGATTTTCGTCAGCGGCGGAGTCATCTCCGGTTTGGGAAAGGGCATCACTGCCTCTTCTATTGGCCTCCTCCTGAAGTCCAGGGGGATCGCGGTCACGTCCATAAAGATCGACCCTTACCTGAACATCGATGCGGGCACCATGAACCCCTTCGAGCACGGCGAGGTGTTCGTGCTCGACGACGGCGGAGAGGTCGACCTGGACCTCGGCAACTACGAGAGGTTCATCGGCCTCCGCCTCGGGAAGGACCACAACATCACCACCGGCAAGGTCTACCGCACCGTCATCGAGAACGAGCGCGAGGGGAAGTACCTGGGCAAGACGGTGCAGATCATACCGCACATCACCGACGAGATCAAGCGCAGGATCACCGCGGCGGCCCGCTCCTCGGGGGCGGACGTCGCCATCGTCGAGCTCGGAGGCACCGTGGGCGACATCGAGTCGATGCCGTTCCTGGAGGCCGCGAGGCAGCTCGGCAGGGACCTGGGCAGAGAGGAGAACGTCCTCTTCATCCACACGACCCTCATCCCCATCATGGGCTCTGTCGGCGAGGAGAAGAGCAAGCCCACCCAGCATTCCGTCCGCGACCTCATGTCCGCGGGTATCAAGCCCGACATCATCGTGGGGCGCTGCTCACGCGAGCTGAGCCCGGCGGCCCGCTCCAAGATCGCCATGTTCTGCGATGTCGACGACCGCGCGGTCATCTCCTGCCCCGACGCCCGCTCGATCTACGAGGTCCCGCTGATCCTCGAGAGGCAGGGCGTGGCGGACTACATCGTCAGCAGGATGAAGCTCGCTCCGATGACGTCCGGCCGCCACATGGAGAAGTGGGAGGCCTTCCTCGGTCGCGTCCTCAACCCGACCTCCGAGGTGACCGTGGCCCTGGTCGGCAAGTACACCGCCCTCGCGGATGCTTACCTGAGCCAGCTGGAGGCCCTCTCCCACGCAGGTGCCGAGAGGAGCTGCCACGTGAAGGTGAAGTTCGTCGACAGCGACACCCTCCTGCACTGCGACCCCGCTTCCATCCTCGGAGAGGCGGACGGCATCCTCATCCCCGGAGGGTTCGGGGTGAGGGGAGTCGAGGGCAAGATCGCCGCGGCCAAGTTCGCCCGCGAGAACGGCATACCCTTCCTGGGCGTGTGCCTCGGGTTCCAGGTGGCGACCATCGAGATCGCCCGCGACGTCATGGGCCTGGCCGATGCGGACTCCACGGAGTTCGCGCCGGACACCGGCAACCCCGTCATCTTCATCATGCCCGAGCAGGAGGGCGTGAAGCAGATGGGCGGCACCATGCGCCTGGGCGCCCAGACGGTGCTGGTGAAGGAAGGCTCCAAGGCCGCGGAGCTGTACGGGAAGACCGTCATCTCCGAGAGACACCGCCACCGCTACGAAGTAAACCCCAGCTACATCGATGCCTTCGAGAAGGCGGGATGGAAGTTCACCGGGCGCTCCGAGGACGGCTCCAAGATGGAGATCGGCGAGCTGCAGGGGCACCCGTACTTCGTCGCATCGCAGTTCCACCCCGAGTTCAAGTCCCGCCCCATGGAGCCTTCGCCGCTCCACCAGGGCCTGGTGGATGCCGCCATGGAGCATGCCCGCGCCGTCCGCAGGAAAGGCTGA
- a CDS encoding translation initiation factor IF-2 subunit beta: MEEEEDYMAMLDRAKSQIPDVIEQHERFELPELDIIQEGKITIFRNFIDITDKIRREPQHLLQYLLKELGTPGDLEGRRVVFKAKIAPQRIDEKIRDYTETYVICSECGRPDTHIEKEDRMSILVCEACGARRPIMVRKAARPEDANTLRSGDIIEVTINDVGKKGDGVGKYMDYLVIVPGTKRGTRVNVKITNISAKTAFGLPTTEPVNH, from the coding sequence ATGGAAGAAGAGGAAGATTACATGGCCATGCTCGACCGGGCGAAATCGCAGATCCCCGACGTCATCGAGCAGCACGAGAGGTTCGAACTCCCCGAGCTGGACATCATCCAGGAGGGGAAGATCACCATCTTCAGGAACTTCATCGACATCACCGACAAGATCAGGAGGGAGCCCCAGCACCTCCTCCAGTATCTCCTGAAGGAACTCGGTACCCCCGGCGACCTCGAGGGGCGCAGGGTTGTCTTCAAGGCGAAGATCGCACCCCAGCGCATCGACGAGAAGATCCGCGACTACACCGAGACGTACGTCATCTGCTCCGAGTGCGGCAGGCCCGACACCCACATCGAGAAGGAGGACAGGATGTCCATCCTCGTCTGCGAGGCGTGCGGCGCCAGAAGGCCCATCATGGTGAGGAAGGCCGCCAGGCCCGAGGATGCCAACACCCTCCGCTCCGGCGACATCATCGAGGTCACCATCAACGATGTGGGGAAGAAAGGCGACGGCGTCGGGAAGTACATGGACTACCTCGTCATCGTTCCCGGCACCAAGCGCGGGACCAGGGTCAACGTCAAGATCACCAACATCTCGGCGAAGACCGCATTCGGCCTCCCCACCACCGAACCCGTGAACCACTGA
- a CDS encoding tRNA (N(6)-L-threonylcarbamoyladenosine(37)-C(2))-methylthiotransferase codes for MKYFVESYGCTMNYGEGEELAERLDGLGYGRAPSADAADLVVLNTCTVVETTEKRMIKRMNELKAAGKKVIVTGCMAKVQAGRINVRLPGSLIIPPEDYGRFADEVAGAYGCGEAVTSEHIGTTAIIPIAQGCRGNCTYCITRFARGTLKSYEPTALKKRFCDLLDRGAKEILLTAQDTGCYGRDIGTDLGELVRSLLEKDGDYRIRIGMMNPNSLMPVLDSVMDVFEDPRVYRFLHIPVQSGSDAVLENMRRHYTSEDFFSLVGRIRERWPDMSIATDLIAGFPGESEEDHEASMGLIRKLRADTVNITRFSARPGTEAFSMEQLNGRILKERSTELTAVKNETEKDVNSSMVGKTYSALVSERSEDGSVIARTDNYRPIAIREEIPLGTFIRATVTDAFPTYLIGKRAD; via the coding sequence ATGAAGTACTTCGTCGAGTCGTACGGCTGCACGATGAACTACGGGGAGGGCGAAGAGCTCGCCGAGCGCCTGGACGGCCTCGGATACGGGCGCGCCCCCTCCGCCGATGCAGCCGATCTCGTCGTCCTCAACACCTGCACCGTAGTGGAGACCACGGAGAAGCGGATGATCAAGAGGATGAACGAGCTTAAGGCAGCCGGCAAGAAGGTCATCGTGACCGGCTGCATGGCCAAGGTTCAGGCCGGCAGGATCAATGTACGCCTGCCTGGGTCTCTTATAATACCCCCGGAGGACTACGGCAGGTTCGCCGATGAAGTCGCCGGGGCCTACGGGTGCGGCGAAGCCGTGACTTCCGAGCATATCGGCACCACGGCGATAATCCCTATAGCCCAGGGCTGCCGCGGCAACTGCACCTACTGCATCACCCGTTTCGCGCGGGGGACCCTGAAAAGCTATGAACCCACGGCCCTGAAGAAAAGGTTCTGCGACCTGCTGGACCGCGGAGCCAAGGAGATCCTGCTCACGGCCCAGGACACCGGATGCTACGGCAGGGACATCGGCACCGACCTCGGGGAATTGGTCAGGTCCCTGCTGGAAAAGGACGGAGACTACCGCATCCGCATCGGGATGATGAACCCCAACAGCCTGATGCCGGTTCTGGACTCCGTCATGGACGTTTTCGAGGACCCGCGCGTCTACCGGTTCCTCCACATCCCAGTGCAGAGCGGCAGCGATGCCGTCCTGGAGAACATGAGGCGGCATTACACCTCGGAGGATTTCTTCAGCCTGGTCGGCAGGATAAGGGAACGCTGGCCGGACATGAGCATCGCCACCGATCTGATAGCCGGGTTCCCCGGCGAGAGCGAGGAGGACCACGAGGCCAGCATGGGCCTCATCAGGAAGCTGAGGGCCGACACGGTGAACATCACGCGTTTCTCCGCCAGGCCCGGCACTGAGGCGTTCTCTATGGAGCAGCTCAACGGGAGGATCCTCAAGGAAAGGTCCACCGAGCTCACGGCCGTCAAGAACGAGACCGAGAAGGACGTGAACTCGTCCATGGTCGGGAAGACATACTCCGCGCTCGTGAGCGAGAGGTCCGAAGACGGGTCCGTCATAGCCAGGACGGACAACTACCGCCCCATCGCCATACGCGAAGAGATCCCGCTGGGAACGTTCATCAGGGCGACGGTTACTGATGCCTTCCCTACATACCTGATAGGGAAGAGAGCTGACTGA
- a CDS encoding asparagine synthase-related protein — protein MACDEALRDSIVRAVNGYAAGKDVAVACSGGLDSGLVAALAQKCAHSVTLYTCGTANAFDVAMAKDLSDRLGLPWVHVKISQSNIEDLISELAVAGNTDDPFTISYELQLFCVCMAASESTVLTGQGSDEYFMGCAKFVGCSDADFMIMQEAAKERLLSISVPCERNIAAHFGKTLCYPYLEKGVQTEIGRISPLAMKPADMGSRKSVLKDVAADLGFGFLAERTKKSSQYGSGTTDLVRAMAKRKGMGYDEYIDSLCRDAFAGKGRMTRGSIVSARIDPILKAKAEKILEENHVSVSDEIAALYERIVMNGKP, from the coding sequence ATGGCATGCGATGAGGCGCTCAGGGACTCCATAGTCCGCGCTGTGAACGGATACGCCGCAGGGAAGGATGTGGCCGTCGCCTGCTCGGGCGGCCTGGATTCGGGACTCGTAGCGGCGCTCGCCCAGAAGTGCGCGCATTCCGTAACCCTGTACACCTGCGGCACCGCGAACGCTTTCGATGTCGCTATGGCCAAGGACCTTTCCGACCGCCTCGGCCTCCCGTGGGTGCATGTGAAGATCTCCCAATCCAACATCGAGGACCTCATCTCGGAACTGGCCGTGGCCGGGAACACCGACGACCCGTTCACGATCTCATATGAGCTGCAGCTCTTCTGCGTGTGCATGGCTGCATCCGAGAGCACCGTCCTGACCGGGCAGGGATCGGACGAGTACTTCATGGGCTGCGCCAAGTTCGTCGGCTGCTCCGATGCCGATTTCATGATAATGCAGGAGGCGGCGAAGGAAAGGCTCCTGTCGATATCGGTCCCGTGCGAGAGGAACATCGCCGCCCATTTCGGCAAGACCCTCTGCTATCCCTATCTCGAGAAGGGGGTTCAGACGGAGATCGGCCGCATAAGCCCCTTGGCCATGAAGCCGGCCGACATGGGGTCCCGCAAATCGGTCCTGAAGGATGTCGCCGCCGACCTAGGTTTCGGTTTCCTCGCCGAGAGGACCAAGAAATCCTCGCAGTACGGCAGCGGGACCACCGACCTGGTCCGCGCCATGGCCAAGAGGAAGGGGATGGGCTACGATGAGTACATCGACTCGCTGTGCAGGGATGCCTTCGCCGGCAAGGGGAGGATGACCCGCGGCTCGATAGTATCAGCGCGCATCGATCCTATCCTCAAGGCCAAGGCGGAGAAGATCCTCGAGGAGAACCACGTCTCGGTATCCGATGAGATCGCGGCGCTCTATGAGCGGATAGTCATGAATGGGAAACCGTGA
- a CDS encoding TerB family tellurite resistance protein, with the protein MSEFDKLCKEFEKIDPATYLAFLAAKSKDVLAGMAAVTGDLASAVESYVDIVLMAVASDGKLSKDEYALIAPGLSAAVGEPISYDDAKKIMNKSKLNSRNNKAAVDALVDLVGSVSPEIKDDIVILTMIVCAADGKISGKEKAWIKQLIRE; encoded by the coding sequence ATGAGCGAATTCGACAAGCTTTGCAAAGAGTTCGAGAAGATCGACCCTGCCACGTACCTCGCGTTCCTCGCGGCGAAATCCAAGGACGTCCTGGCCGGGATGGCGGCCGTGACCGGGGACCTCGCCTCCGCGGTTGAGTCCTACGTGGACATCGTCCTGATGGCAGTGGCCTCGGACGGCAAGCTCTCCAAGGACGAGTATGCCCTCATCGCGCCCGGCCTTTCCGCGGCCGTCGGCGAGCCCATCTCCTACGATGATGCCAAGAAGATCATGAACAAGTCCAAGCTGAACTCCAGGAACAACAAGGCCGCCGTCGACGCCCTTGTGGACCTCGTCGGGTCCGTCTCTCCCGAGATCAAGGACGACATCGTCATCCTCACCATGATCGTCTGCGCCGCGGACGGGAAGATCTCCGGCAAAGAGAAGGCCTGGATCAAGCAGCTCATCCGCGAGTGA
- a CDS encoding flavodoxin domain-containing protein gives MLRSIIYDSNTGNTLEMAELIRKGAESTGDEIYFAKVQEADPSKIAASGIVFLGCPATGKEKYTAPVKKFLFDNGGVFSGRTVYLFGSCSRGEGLWLERLAEALRAEGAVLPGENLISIYAPNEWVSDRCMALGAVRP, from the coding sequence ATGCTGAGGTCGATAATCTACGACAGCAACACGGGGAACACCCTCGAGATGGCCGAGCTCATCAGGAAAGGGGCCGAGAGCACCGGGGACGAGATCTACTTTGCGAAGGTGCAGGAAGCGGACCCCTCGAAGATCGCAGCTTCGGGCATAGTGTTCCTGGGCTGCCCGGCGACCGGGAAGGAGAAGTACACCGCCCCGGTGAAGAAGTTCCTCTTCGATAACGGCGGCGTGTTCTCCGGCAGGACCGTTTACCTCTTCGGCTCATGCTCGAGGGGAGAGGGGCTGTGGCTGGAGCGTCTCGCTGAAGCCCTCCGCGCCGAAGGCGCTGTCCTCCCGGGGGAGAACCTCATCTCCATCTATGCGCCGAACGAATGGGTCTCGGACCGCTGCATGGCCTTGGGCGCGGTCCGGCCGTGA
- a CDS encoding metallophosphoesterase: MKFLVITDLHQKASNIEWINRLIESEGTDAVLFLGDVTDMGTADDAAEIVSSIRSKVYCLPGNCDPRDLPEKISAVATDMHGKSAEIGGYYVAGLGGSNITIFGTPFELTEEEIDAKLRPISRRRMILMTHAPAYGTLDHIPNGTSVGSPAIKKICDEFRPLVALSGHIHEDIGAKYIDGTLYVNPGPARDGHAAILVLDGDRAYVRFVGPTDSAD; this comes from the coding sequence ATGAAATTCCTCGTGATCACCGACCTTCACCAGAAGGCGTCCAACATAGAGTGGATCAACAGGCTGATAGAATCTGAGGGAACGGATGCCGTCCTGTTCCTGGGTGACGTTACCGACATGGGGACCGCCGACGATGCCGCCGAGATCGTCTCCTCGATACGCTCCAAGGTCTACTGCCTGCCCGGAAACTGCGACCCCCGCGACCTCCCCGAGAAGATATCTGCCGTCGCGACCGATATGCACGGGAAGTCCGCCGAGATAGGCGGATACTACGTCGCCGGCCTCGGAGGCTCCAACATCACCATCTTCGGCACCCCGTTCGAGCTCACTGAGGAGGAGATCGACGCGAAGCTGAGGCCGATATCCCGCAGGAGGATGATCCTCATGACCCATGCCCCCGCCTACGGGACGCTCGACCACATCCCCAACGGGACGTCTGTCGGCAGCCCGGCGATAAAGAAGATCTGCGATGAGTTCCGCCCACTCGTGGCGCTCTCAGGGCACATCCATGAGGACATCGGGGCCAAGTACATCGACGGCACGCTCTACGTCAACCCCGGCCCGGCCAGGGACGGGCATGCCGCCATCCTGGTCCTGGACGGGGACCGCGCATACGTCAGATTCGTCGGGCCCACCGATTCCGCTGACTGA
- a CDS encoding 30S ribosomal protein S8e, translating into MALWQGKSNRKSTGGRHILARGKRKFEISREQQFTRIGTESLKQYRGMGGSKKVGVLYAEYANVVDKKTNTVKKAKILTVTDNPSDRNLVQRNILNKGARIKTDLGEAIVTSRPGQCGVVNAVLVE; encoded by the coding sequence ATGGCACTATGGCAGGGTAAATCCAACAGGAAATCCACCGGCGGCAGGCACATCCTCGCCCGCGGAAAGAGGAAGTTCGAGATCAGCAGGGAGCAGCAGTTCACCAGGATCGGCACCGAGTCCCTGAAGCAGTACCGCGGAATGGGTGGATCCAAGAAGGTCGGAGTCCTCTACGCCGAGTATGCCAACGTCGTCGACAAGAAGACGAACACCGTCAAGAAAGCGAAGATCCTCACTGTTACCGACAACCCTTCCGACAGGAACCTCGTTCAGCGTAACATCCTCAACAAGGGCGCCAGGATCAAGACCGACCTCGGAGAGGCCATCGTTACCTCCAGGCCCGGACAGTGCGGCGTCGTCAACGCAGTGCTCGTTGAGTGA
- a CDS encoding signal recognition particle subunit SRP19/SEC65 family protein: MAYDDDTAIVLWPEYFDAGLSRKQGRRLPVSKCVKDPSLDMIAKGAIILGLEYRIDESKSYPSDWTSKKGCVRVEKGKLKKTEIIPRIGEILIKNGA, from the coding sequence ATGGCTTATGACGACGATACGGCCATCGTCCTGTGGCCGGAATATTTCGATGCAGGCCTCTCCCGCAAGCAGGGGAGAAGGCTTCCTGTCTCCAAATGCGTGAAGGACCCGTCCCTGGACATGATCGCCAAAGGCGCGATAATCCTGGGCCTGGAGTACAGGATCGACGAGAGCAAGAGCTACCCGTCCGACTGGACCTCGAAGAAGGGCTGCGTCCGGGTGGAGAAGGGCAAGCTGAAGAAGACGGAGATCATCCCCCGCATAGGCGAGATCCTGATCAAGAACGGCGCGTGA
- a CDS encoding NAD(P)H-hydrate dehydratase, with product MISALDSKVMDANSEALGVGTDILMDNAGKALADFLTERFSGKRFIIFCGRGNNGGDGSAAACHMEGEDVTLCLIGSPENIKSHSAAAFYAKAGCPKVPFDSPGTGYDVLVDAVLGTGISGEVKPEYSAYIDLTRRFKGTIVSVDVPTGFGTGKQVLPDFTVTMHDTKEGMDAENCGVIVIADIGMPEKAYTHTGPGDMYRYPRPDARSHKGANGRLLVIGGGPFYGAPAMAAMAAMRTGIDLATVAVPENCYHEVAAVSPVLMVHPLKGNILRHEHVKELLDMAENNDAVLIGPGLGRDPKTSEAVKEFVSLCDKPLVIDADGLNALGMDFVARNPETVLTPHHMEFMRLTNSEGNDENAMASAAHMNAVIVLKGKDDIITDGERIKYNSSGSVGMTTGGTGDVLAGIIAGLMSKKMDAYDAGCLGAYLSGKAGERAFAKFSYGMIATDVIRYIPKAICNGLDRLGI from the coding sequence ATGATATCCGCGCTTGATTCCAAGGTCATGGATGCCAACTCCGAGGCCCTCGGGGTCGGCACCGATATCCTCATGGACAATGCCGGGAAGGCCCTGGCGGACTTCCTGACCGAGAGGTTCTCCGGGAAGAGGTTCATCATATTCTGCGGACGCGGCAACAACGGCGGGGACGGATCAGCCGCAGCCTGCCACATGGAGGGGGAGGATGTGACCCTCTGCCTCATCGGGAGCCCGGAGAACATCAAATCGCATTCTGCGGCGGCGTTCTATGCCAAGGCCGGCTGCCCGAAGGTCCCGTTCGATTCGCCCGGGACCGGCTACGATGTGCTCGTCGATGCCGTCCTGGGGACCGGCATATCCGGAGAGGTGAAGCCGGAATATTCCGCGTACATCGACCTCACCAGGAGGTTCAAGGGGACCATCGTCTCGGTCGATGTGCCCACCGGGTTCGGCACCGGCAAACAGGTCCTGCCCGATTTCACGGTCACCATGCATGACACCAAAGAAGGCATGGACGCTGAGAACTGCGGCGTGATCGTCATCGCGGACATCGGCATGCCGGAGAAGGCGTACACCCACACCGGCCCCGGGGACATGTACAGGTACCCCCGGCCCGATGCCCGGAGCCACAAGGGCGCCAACGGCCGCCTGCTGGTCATCGGCGGAGGGCCTTTCTACGGCGCCCCGGCGATGGCCGCCATGGCCGCCATGAGGACAGGGATCGACCTGGCTACCGTCGCCGTCCCCGAGAACTGCTATCATGAGGTCGCGGCCGTGTCCCCTGTGCTGATGGTGCACCCGCTCAAAGGGAACATCCTGCGCCATGAGCATGTGAAGGAGCTACTGGACATGGCCGAGAACAATGACGCGGTCCTGATCGGCCCCGGGCTCGGGCGCGACCCGAAGACCTCCGAGGCCGTGAAGGAATTCGTCTCGCTGTGCGATAAGCCGCTCGTCATCGACGCCGACGGCCTGAACGCCCTCGGCATGGACTTCGTGGCCAGGAACCCGGAGACGGTCCTCACGCCCCACCACATGGAGTTCATGCGCCTCACCAACAGCGAAGGGAACGATGAGAACGCCATGGCCTCTGCGGCGCATATGAACGCCGTGATCGTGCTGAAAGGGAAGGACGACATCATCACGGACGGAGAACGGATCAAATACAATTCATCCGGGTCCGTGGGCATGACGACCGGCGGGACGGGCGATGTCCTGGCCGGGATAATCGCAGGATTGATGTCCAAGAAGATGGACGCCTACGACGCAGGCTGCCTCGGAGCATACCTGTCCGGGAAAGCAGGAGAGCGCGCCTTCGCGAAGTTCTCGTACGGTATGATCGCCACAGACGTCATCAGGTACATACCCAAAGCCATATGCAACGGGCTGGACCGCCTGGGCATCTGA
- a CDS encoding metallophosphoesterase, which translates to MADIQPVPGIPALKIDDTLVIGDLHIGVEAHMGAKGVHLTSHTDMMFDSIIEAAGTDIDRVIMIGDIKDSVPGSTRQEYREIPAFCDRLLEHFSEVCIVRGNHDTSIEDFVPGAVRIYPATGMISGNIGLVHGHTWPSAEVMSKQTLIMGHCHPAVLFRDGVGSHMSEPCWLRGRFAKESDERYAHLPESFIIVPAFNRLLGGSPVNAIGTPLLGPIMNSDLVDLDDARIYLLDGIDLGFRKDLMVKDRKFRRWNDDENSPRHTSL; encoded by the coding sequence ATGGCCGACATACAGCCGGTTCCCGGCATCCCTGCGCTGAAGATAGACGATACCCTGGTGATCGGCGACCTCCACATCGGCGTGGAAGCGCATATGGGCGCCAAAGGCGTCCATCTGACCTCGCACACGGACATGATGTTCGACAGTATCATCGAGGCCGCCGGGACCGACATCGACCGCGTGATAATGATCGGGGACATCAAGGACTCCGTGCCCGGCTCGACCCGCCAGGAGTACCGCGAGATACCGGCCTTCTGCGACAGGCTCCTGGAGCATTTCTCAGAGGTCTGCATCGTGCGCGGGAACCATGACACCTCCATCGAGGATTTCGTCCCGGGGGCGGTCCGCATCTATCCGGCAACTGGGATGATCTCCGGGAACATCGGCCTGGTCCACGGCCACACCTGGCCCTCGGCCGAGGTGATGTCCAAGCAGACGCTGATCATGGGGCACTGCCATCCCGCCGTCCTCTTCAGGGACGGCGTCGGCTCGCATATGTCGGAGCCCTGCTGGCTCCGCGGCAGGTTCGCCAAAGAATCCGATGAAAGATATGCGCATCTCCCCGAATCTTTCATCATCGTACCTGCATTCAACAGGCTTCTGGGAGGATCCCCGGTGAACGCCATCGGAACGCCTCTGCTGGGGCCGATCATGAACTCGGACCTGGTGGACCTCGATGATGCGCGCATCTATCTCCTGGACGGGATCGATCTGGGCTTCAGGAAGGACCTGATGGTGAAGGACCGCAAGTTCAGGAGATGGAACGATGACGAGAACTCTCCCCGCCATACGTCGCTCTGA